A part of Clostridiales bacterium genomic DNA contains:
- a CDS encoding alpha-glucosidase/alpha-galactosidase translates to MVLKITFLGAGSTIFAKNVLGDCILTPEIGDFEIALVDIDLERLEDSRLMLENINKKYNGKAKIVAYKGRLESLMGANFVINAIQVGGYEPCTVIDFEIPKKYGLRQTIGDTIGIGGIFRALRTIPVLEEFAQDMHKACPEALFINYTNPMAILTGYMLRYLGINAVGLCHSVQVCVKGLLGSLGMEEYIEKSISKIAGINHQAWLLEIKDQYGNDLYPEIKRRSLSGEYLDKMQWDLVRHDIMHRFGYYNTESSEHTAEYNPYYIKSKYPELIERFNIPLDEYPRRCVLQIEGWKEMREKLMDSDIEHTPSHEYAAKIIKSMTLNEPYQLHGNVLNTGLITNLPYNACVEVPCLVDNAGIHPCYVGDLPEQLAALNRTNINVQNMTIQAAKERKKDLVYMAAYLDPHTAAELSLDDIKNMCDDLFEAHKDWLPEYK, encoded by the coding sequence TTGGTTTTGAAGATTACATTTTTAGGCGCGGGCAGCACGATTTTTGCCAAGAATGTTTTGGGCGATTGCATCCTGACGCCCGAAATTGGCGATTTTGAGATCGCTTTGGTTGATATTGACCTTGAGCGCTTGGAAGACTCAAGGCTTATGCTAGAAAACATCAACAAAAAATACAACGGCAAAGCCAAAATAGTAGCTTACAAGGGCCGCCTAGAATCGCTTATGGGCGCCAATTTCGTGATTAACGCCATCCAGGTGGGCGGTTACGAGCCTTGCACCGTAATTGACTTTGAAATACCTAAAAAATACGGCTTAAGACAGACTATCGGCGACACCATAGGCATCGGCGGAATCTTTAGGGCGCTAAGGACAATCCCTGTTTTGGAGGAGTTTGCCCAAGACATGCATAAGGCTTGCCCCGAAGCGCTGTTTATTAACTATACCAACCCCATGGCTATATTGACGGGCTATATGCTAAGATATTTGGGCATAAACGCTGTAGGGCTTTGCCATAGCGTCCAGGTGTGCGTAAAAGGTTTGCTCGGCTCTTTGGGCATGGAAGAATATATAGAAAAATCAATTTCCAAAATTGCCGGCATCAACCATCAGGCTTGGCTGCTGGAAATCAAGGACCAATACGGCAACGATTTATACCCCGAAATCAAGCGCCGTTCCCTTTCGGGCGAATATTTGGACAAAATGCAATGGGATCTTGTTCGCCATGATATAATGCATAGGTTTGGCTATTACAACACCGAGTCCAGCGAACATACCGCCGAATACAATCCTTATTATATAAAATCCAAATATCCCGAGCTGATAGAGCGGTTTAACATACCTTTGGACGAATACCCCCGTAGATGCGTGTTGCAAATAGAAGGCTGGAAAGAAATGCGCGAAAAACTTATGGACTCCGATATAGAACACACGCCAAGCCATGAATACGCGGCCAAGATTATAAAGTCAATGACGCTCAACGAGCCCTACCAATTGCACGGCAACGTGCTAAACACAGGGCTTATCACCAACCTGCCCTACAACGCGTGCGTGGAAGTGCCGTGCCTTGTGGATAACGCAGGCATACATCCTTGCTATGTGGGCGATTTGCCCGAGCAGCTTGCCGCGCTCAACCGCACCAATATTAATGTCCAAAATATGACCATTCAAGCCGCCAAAGAGCGCAAAAAAGACCTAGTCTATATGGCGGCTTACCTTGACCCCCATACCGCGGCCGAGCTTAGCTTAGACGACATAAAAAATATGTGCGACGACTTGTTTGAAGCGCACAAAGACTGGCTGCCCGAGTATAAATAA